In the genome of Colwellia sp. PAMC 21821, the window GCATTATCAAACAACAGTTATTTAACGCTACTGGCTACGGGCACAGTGATTATTTTATTGACCTTATCTTTTAGTGTCGCGTGGAAATTAGTGGTTATTTTATTACTGACACGTTGGTGTTTAAAACGCTGGTTTACTCAACAATTAGGTGGCTATACCGGTGACTGTTTAGGCGCTGCTCAACAGCTGTCAGAAGTGGTTATTTACATCACATTATTGTCACTTACTTCGGTGGGTATATGAGCCAAGTGACATTGAATAAAGTACAGTTAATTATTGGCGGCGCCCGTTCAGGTAAGAGCTCGTTGGCCGAGCAATATGCGAAGTCGTCAAACTTGCCGGTAACCTATATTGCGACAGCGCAAGCATTCGATGCTGAAATGCAGCAAAGAATTGCCCAACATCAAGCTGAGCGTCCTGAACATTGGCATTTGATAGAATCGCCTTTGTTATTAGCACAAGCCATTGAGTCTGCAATTGCTAGTTCAACTAGTACTTCAGGTATTTGTATATTAGTCGATTGTTTAACGCTGTGGCTAAGTAATAGTTTGTGTAAACCTAATGTTGATAATGACTCGACTGTTGATGGTAATCTTAATTTTTGTAACCTCGACTATTGGCAGCAAGAAAAAGCGCAATTGCTCAGCGTTTTGGAACGTATTCAGCAGCAGAAAAATACG includes:
- the cobU gene encoding bifunctional adenosylcobinamide kinase/adenosylcobinamide-phosphate guanylyltransferase, giving the protein MSQVTLNKVQLIIGGARSGKSSLAEQYAKSSNLPVTYIATAQAFDAEMQQRIAQHQAERPEHWHLIESPLLLAQAIESAIASSTSTSGICILVDCLTLWLSNSLCKPNVDNDSTVDGNLNFCNLDYWQQEKAQLLSVLERIQQQKNTQESASVERHVERRVEIILVSNEVGHGIVPMGELSRCFVDQAGWLHQAIAKMADNVEFVMAGLPLTLKSSEKNNQKAQL